In one window of Pseudobdellovibrionaceae bacterium DNA:
- a CDS encoding phosphatidylserine decarboxylase — protein MSLYKSITNSFVPIHPAGYPFILIFALVSLVLGFFSTSLLWIGGFLTLWCAYFFRDPERVTPNEPDFVFSPADGKVSFIGQVTPPPELGFDRPSMVKISVFMNVFNCHVNRSPIEGSIKRIAYIRGKFINAELDKSSFHNERNALVISNPKLTIGVVQIAGLVARRILCWSEEGDEIMAGERFGLIRFGSRLDVYLNPEDVDQIFVEKGQTTVAGETRLVKIRN, from the coding sequence ATGAGTTTATATAAGAGCATCACCAATTCCTTTGTCCCTATTCACCCTGCTGGGTACCCCTTTATCCTGATCTTTGCCCTTGTGAGCCTTGTTCTTGGGTTTTTCTCGACAAGCTTGCTGTGGATTGGCGGATTTTTAACCCTATGGTGCGCTTACTTTTTTAGAGATCCTGAGCGTGTCACCCCTAATGAGCCTGATTTTGTGTTCAGCCCTGCCGATGGTAAGGTCTCTTTTATAGGACAAGTAACACCCCCACCTGAGTTAGGTTTTGACAGGCCTTCTATGGTTAAAATTTCTGTTTTTATGAATGTCTTTAACTGCCATGTGAATCGCTCCCCTATTGAGGGAAGCATTAAACGGATTGCCTATATCAGAGGCAAATTTATCAACGCCGAACTGGACAAATCCAGTTTTCACAACGAAAGAAACGCGCTGGTGATCTCTAACCCTAAGCTCACCATTGGTGTGGTGCAGATTGCGGGTCTTGTTGCCCGCAGAATCTTGTGCTGGAGCGAAGAGGGCGATGAAATCATGGCAGGAGAGCGTTTTGGCCTCATTCGTTTTGGTTCGCGCCTAGATGTGTATCTGAATCCTGAAGATGTAGATCAAATCTTTGTCGAAAAAGGACAGACCACTGTAGCGGGCGAAACACGTTTAGTGAAAATCAGAAACTAA
- the pssA gene encoding CDP-diacylglycerol--serine O-phosphatidyltransferase: protein MKNGQKSRNNVPIRFLIPNAITLLALSAGLTSIRMAYEQRFEVTIISVLFAAILDGIDGRAARLLNASSKFGAELDSLADFVNFGVAPGLIVYFWALQDAKSLGWVVSLIFTICICLRLARFNVESQEEATYKWKKKFFTGVPAPAGAFLVLTPFYCRFINIEIPSYLILLNTVAISILTVSQMPTFSFKNMGSMPRTSVRVLLVLIILLASVLAIHTWQTLLTAAVLYVATFPFSILSHRKYMQLEALKNPPQLEFDSDELDSDED from the coding sequence ATGAAAAACGGTCAAAAAAGCAGAAATAACGTTCCCATTCGTTTTCTTATTCCTAACGCCATCACCTTACTCGCCCTCAGTGCGGGCTTGACCTCTATCCGTATGGCTTACGAACAAAGATTTGAGGTGACCATCATCTCTGTCTTATTTGCAGCTATTCTGGATGGGATTGATGGACGAGCCGCACGACTGCTCAATGCTTCTAGTAAATTTGGAGCCGAGTTGGATTCTTTGGCTGACTTTGTAAACTTTGGTGTCGCCCCAGGGCTGATCGTGTACTTTTGGGCCTTACAAGACGCTAAGTCTTTAGGTTGGGTGGTGTCTCTGATCTTTACCATCTGTATTTGTCTTAGACTGGCTCGCTTTAACGTAGAAAGCCAAGAAGAAGCGACCTATAAATGGAAAAAGAAATTCTTTACAGGCGTTCCTGCCCCTGCAGGTGCCTTCTTAGTTCTCACCCCTTTTTACTGTCGTTTTATTAACATAGAAATTCCAAGTTATTTAATTCTGCTTAACACAGTGGCGATCTCAATTCTCACTGTAAGCCAAATGCCGACATTTTCATTTAAAAATATGGGTTCTATGCCCCGAACGTCTGTTCGTGTGCTTTTGGTACTGATCATTCTACTGGCTTCCGTGCTGGCCATTCACACATGGCAAACTCTGCTTACAGCAGCAGTGCTTTATGTTGCCACCTTCCCATTTAGTATTTTAAGCCACAGAAAGTACATGCAGCTTGAAGCCTTAAAAAATCCACCCCAACTCGAATTTGATTCTGACGAGCTAGACAGCGACGAGGACTGA
- a CDS encoding methyltransferase domain-containing protein, which translates to MRNIISKVSLLGMGAVFLMCTACTTDSSRTANVGNAVESDPLKKAVASPNREAKNAARDVFRHPYETLSFFEVKPDMSVLEITPGQGWYTEILGPYLKEKGTLYLAIFPADNKVEYFQKANVALKEKIANNAGTYGKVVFTEFQAGKEFAPKESVDRVLTFRNVHNWDDKEKIFKGFYEALKPGGILGVVDHRAQAHTKDLKGSGYVKQADVIRLAEQAGFQFIEASEINANAKDTTNHPKGVWTLPPSLRLGDKDREKYLAIGESDRMTLKFKKVSK; encoded by the coding sequence ATGAGAAACATAATATCAAAAGTTTCATTATTGGGGATGGGTGCTGTATTTTTAATGTGTACAGCCTGCACGACAGACAGCAGTAGGACTGCCAACGTAGGAAATGCTGTGGAGAGCGACCCCCTAAAAAAGGCCGTTGCCAGTCCCAACAGAGAAGCCAAAAATGCAGCTCGCGATGTCTTTCGTCACCCTTACGAGACCTTAAGCTTTTTTGAGGTGAAGCCAGACATGAGTGTTTTAGAAATCACTCCTGGGCAAGGATGGTACACAGAAATCTTAGGCCCTTACTTAAAAGAGAAAGGCACTTTGTACTTAGCTATTTTTCCTGCGGATAATAAAGTGGAGTATTTTCAAAAAGCCAATGTCGCCTTAAAAGAAAAGATCGCTAACAATGCGGGGACTTATGGCAAAGTGGTATTCACTGAGTTTCAAGCAGGCAAAGAGTTTGCCCCCAAAGAAAGCGTAGACCGCGTGCTGACCTTTAGAAATGTGCACAACTGGGATGATAAAGAAAAGATATTTAAAGGCTTCTATGAGGCTTTAAAACCTGGTGGAATTTTAGGTGTTGTGGACCATCGTGCACAAGCTCACACTAAAGATTTAAAAGGCAGTGGTTATGTCAAACAAGCCGATGTCATTCGCCTAGCCGAGCAAGCAGGATTTCAGTTCATTGAAGCTTCAGAAATCAATGCGAACGCCAAAGACACCACCAATCATCCGAAAGGTGTTTGGACCTTACCTCCTAGTTTAAGATTAGGGGATAAAGATAGAGAAAAGTATCTTGCCATTGGTGAGAGTGACCGCATGACTTTA
- a CDS encoding sulfatase-like hydrolase/transferase: protein MGFAKKFSFQSYIRLYAIFFLTLLVHRVVFWFVFSSGDLPFSEITKAWWLGLRFDLRMVSLFFLVSFGIFLILNPLFIFFRLKQYFYLFQKIWFSLGLGFMLICTWVDFGNYSYLEERLSSKILALLSNPMIALGMVMQSYPIAALVLGFLCLAVAIYLLISKVGFVFKEEMFFYSRPITPLYISIGKYVVIFLLLALTVHSKLSQYPLRWSEAYFSRNTFINQFALSPIQNVYDTYKFNKQTVGAETMKKELSLLQPEVAMTDDPENLLFVRKQPTIGNLPQDVNVVVIMMESLASFKLGHFGNPFDTTPHLDKVIREGLLFDNFHVIKTGTAASIFCFLTGIPDLNEEETASRNPLVVDQHTMINNLSEHSKYYFIGGSANWGNIRGIIQNNIYDLKLYEEGMFKKSSLNDIWGISDLELFEESHKILSQETKPFFAFIQTAGYHKPYTIPKRTEGFELKNLTDEEMAKYGFFSNDEYNSLRFSDHALGHYFNIAKDAEYFKNTIFVIYADHGLRSYDAKTLSAFYNAHKFPVHHIPLVFYSPLFDETLKGQVNSTLGYQPDILPTLMSMMGHEGPNSTFGMDLLSEGAQKRSGVFLAGEGSYPAKFFDGENIIYSSITDAKDIKVFHTQDFLKQLYHTEDAKTYVDQLVDVSALDEEARQNIERKAQLGRAYYNAIKYKLRHNQKAKVEEKYKTLLVEESKKLKEQNVTYTEGETPTSL, encoded by the coding sequence TTCCTCACACTTCTAGTCCATAGAGTCGTGTTTTGGTTTGTGTTCTCTTCAGGTGATTTGCCCTTTTCTGAGATCACGAAAGCGTGGTGGTTGGGTCTCAGATTTGACTTGCGCATGGTCTCTTTATTTTTTTTAGTCAGCTTTGGGATCTTTCTGATTTTAAATCCGCTTTTTATTTTCTTTAGACTTAAACAGTACTTTTATCTTTTTCAAAAAATTTGGTTTTCTTTAGGTTTAGGATTTATGTTGATCTGCACTTGGGTGGATTTTGGAAACTACTCCTATCTTGAAGAACGTCTGTCCTCTAAAATTTTGGCTTTGTTATCCAACCCCATGATTGCTTTAGGTATGGTGATGCAGAGTTACCCCATTGCAGCTTTGGTGTTGGGATTTTTATGTTTGGCTGTCGCCATTTATCTTTTAATTTCCAAAGTGGGTTTTGTCTTTAAAGAAGAGATGTTTTTTTACTCTCGCCCTATCACGCCACTGTATATTTCTATCGGAAAGTATGTAGTGATCTTTTTGCTTCTTGCTCTTACGGTTCATTCCAAACTGTCGCAGTATCCACTGCGTTGGAGTGAAGCTTATTTTTCTAGAAATACTTTTATCAATCAATTTGCTTTAAGCCCGATTCAAAATGTGTATGACACCTACAAGTTCAATAAACAGACTGTCGGTGCCGAGACCATGAAAAAGGAGCTGAGTCTGTTGCAGCCTGAAGTGGCTATGACAGACGACCCAGAGAATCTTCTGTTTGTGCGTAAGCAGCCCACCATTGGAAATCTACCTCAAGACGTCAATGTGGTTGTGATCATGATGGAGTCTCTGGCGTCCTTTAAACTGGGACATTTTGGCAACCCTTTCGATACCACACCCCATTTAGATAAGGTCATCCGTGAAGGACTGCTCTTTGATAACTTTCATGTCATCAAGACGGGCACAGCTGCTTCGATCTTTTGTTTTTTGACGGGCATTCCTGATCTCAATGAAGAAGAGACCGCCTCAAGAAACCCTCTTGTTGTCGACCAACATACGATGATCAATAATTTGAGTGAGCACTCCAAATATTATTTTATTGGGGGAAGTGCCAATTGGGGGAATATTCGAGGCATCATTCAAAACAACATTTATGATCTTAAACTTTATGAAGAGGGAATGTTTAAAAAGTCTTCTTTGAATGACATCTGGGGAATTTCTGACCTAGAGCTTTTTGAAGAGAGTCATAAGATATTAAGCCAAGAGACCAAACCCTTCTTTGCTTTCATTCAGACGGCGGGCTATCATAAGCCCTACACTATTCCGAAACGCACTGAGGGTTTTGAACTTAAAAACTTAACAGATGAAGAGATGGCTAAGTATGGATTTTTTAGCAATGACGAATACAACTCTTTGCGTTTTTCCGATCATGCTTTAGGCCACTATTTTAATATTGCCAAAGATGCAGAGTATTTTAAAAATACGATTTTTGTGATTTATGCGGACCACGGATTAAGATCCTATGATGCCAAGACTTTGAGTGCTTTTTATAATGCCCATAAGTTTCCAGTGCATCATATCCCATTGGTGTTTTACTCTCCTTTATTTGATGAAACTTTAAAAGGACAGGTCAATTCCACATTGGGGTATCAACCTGACATCTTGCCTACATTGATGTCTATGATGGGACATGAGGGACCGAACTCTACTTTTGGAATGGACTTGTTATCGGAAGGTGCTCAAAAAAGATCAGGAGTGTTTCTTGCGGGTGAGGGCTCTTACCCCGCGAAGTTCTTTGATGGAGAGAATATCATCTATTCTTCGATCACTGATGCGAAAGACATCAAAGTCTTTCACACTCAGGATTTTCTAAAACAACTGTATCACACTGAAGACGCAAAAACCTATGTCGATCAGCTTGTGGATGTTTCTGCTTTGGATGAAGAGGCTCGTCAAAACATAGAACGCAAAGCCCAGTTAGGTCGTGCCTATTACAATGCCATTAAATATAAATTAAGACACAATCAAAAAGCTAAAGTGGAAGAGAAGTACAAAACGCTTTTGGTGGAGGAATCCAAAAAGTTAAAAGAGCAAAACGTCACTTACACCGAAGGCGAAACGCCTACGTCTTTGTAG